The nucleotide window AAAGGGCTTTTCTGTGGACTTATTCCCTGATGGTGAAGCAGGCTCAAGAGCTTTTAGTCGCGAAAAGTACGACTTGTGTATCTTAGATGTGATGATGCCAAGAAAAGATGGATTTGCTTTAGCTCAGGAAATAAGAACTATCAATCCTGAGGTGCCAATTGTATTCTTGACTGCAAAAACAATGAAAGAAGATATCTTGGAAGGTTTCAGAATTGGAGCTGATGATTATCTTTCTAAGCCATTCAGTATGGAAGAATTATTGTTGCGCATAGAAGCTATACTTCGAAGAGTAACAGGTAAGAAAGTTATAAAGGAAGGTCCTTATGTGATCGGTAAATTTGTTTTTGATACACAAAAACAAACACTAACAAATGGTGATAAAGTAGTTAAATTAACAACAAAAGAAAGCGATCTTTTAAGTTTGCTTTGTGAAAACGTTAATCAAGTGTTAGAACGTAATGCGGCGCTTAAGAGAATATGGGGCGTGGTGGATTATTTTAACGCAAGAAGTATGGACGTTTATATTACTAAGTTAAGAAAATTGCTTAAAGATGATCCTGAAGTAGAAATTATGAATATTCACGGAAAGGGCTATAAGCTAATAGTTCCTGAAGAGGCTGAATAATTTTAGACTAAAATATGAAAATTCGTTTTCTTATTTTTGTAATTCTATCCATTTATTGTAGTGCTGCATATTCGCAGTCGTATAGTGAGTGGATAGAATTATCTTTTAAATATGTAGAAGAAAATAAATTAGACTCTGCAGAAGTTGCTTTGAAAAGTGCATTAAAAGAGGAGCCGGCCAACGCAATAAATGTTTTACTGTTGAATAACTTAGGTACTATACAGAGGCGACAGGGTAAACAAACAG belongs to Dysgonomonadaceae bacterium PH5-43 and includes:
- a CDS encoding DNA-binding response OmpR family regulator (product_source=COG0745; cath_funfam=1.10.10.10,3.40.50.2300; cog=COG0745; pfam=PF00072,PF00486; smart=SM00448; superfamily=52172), with protein sequence MEEKIKIFMCEDDENLGMLLREYLQAKGFSVDLFPDGEAGSRAFSREKYDLCILDVMMPRKDGFALAQEIRTINPEVPIVFLTAKTMKEDILEGFRIGADDYLSKPFSMEELLLRIEAILRRVTGKKVIKEGPYVIGKFVFDTQKQTLTNGDKVVKLTTKESDLLSLLCENVNQVLERNAALKRIWGVVDYFNARSMDVYITKLRKLLKDDPEVEIMNIHGKGYKLIVPEEAE